Proteins found in one Mesorhizobium sp. CAU 1732 genomic segment:
- the ettA gene encoding energy-dependent translational throttle protein EttA has protein sequence MARQFIYHMSGLTKAYGTKKVLENLNISFYPEAKIGILGPNGAGKSTVLKIMAGLDKDWSGEAWLADGATVGYLAQEPQLDPQLSVFGNVMEGVAKKTAIIERYNELMMNYSDETADESAQLQDEMDRLNLWDLEQQVEMAMEALACPPKDADVTKLSGGERRRVALCQLLLREPDLLLLDEPTNHLDAETTAWLEKHLRAYKGAVMIITHDRYFLDNVTGWILELDRGRGIPYEGNYTAYLEAKAKRLKQEGREDDARQRSINREREWIASSPKARQTKSKARIKAFEELLEAADSRRPSDTQIVIPHGERLGNVVIEVEDLSKGFGERLLIEDLNFKLPPGGIVGIIGPNGAGKTTLFKMITGQETPDKGSIRVGETVKLGYVDQSRDALDPNKTVWEEISGGAEVVKLGKHEANTRAYCSSFNFRGGDQQQKVGNLSGGQRNRVHLAKMLKTGGNVLLLDEPTNDLDTETLAALEDALESYAGCAVIISHDRMFLDRLATHILAFEGDSHVEWFEGNFEEYEKDKVRRLGPDALNPHRMTYKRLTR, from the coding sequence ATGGCACGCCAGTTCATCTATCACATGTCGGGCCTGACCAAGGCTTACGGCACCAAGAAGGTTCTCGAGAACCTCAATATCTCGTTCTATCCCGAAGCCAAGATCGGCATTCTCGGCCCCAACGGCGCCGGCAAGTCGACCGTGCTCAAGATCATGGCCGGTCTCGACAAGGACTGGAGCGGCGAAGCCTGGCTCGCCGACGGCGCGACCGTGGGCTACCTCGCGCAGGAGCCGCAGCTCGATCCGCAGCTCAGCGTCTTCGGCAACGTCATGGAAGGCGTGGCCAAGAAGACCGCGATCATCGAGCGCTACAACGAGCTGATGATGAACTACTCGGACGAGACGGCGGACGAGTCCGCCCAGCTCCAGGACGAGATGGACCGGCTCAATCTGTGGGATCTCGAGCAGCAGGTCGAGATGGCCATGGAGGCGCTTGCCTGCCCGCCCAAGGATGCGGACGTCACCAAGCTCTCCGGTGGCGAGCGTCGCCGCGTGGCGCTGTGTCAGCTTCTGCTGCGCGAGCCCGACCTGCTTCTGCTCGATGAGCCGACCAACCATCTCGACGCCGAGACGACGGCCTGGCTGGAAAAGCATCTGCGCGCCTACAAGGGCGCCGTGATGATCATCACCCACGATCGCTACTTCCTCGACAACGTCACCGGCTGGATCCTCGAACTCGATCGCGGCCGCGGCATCCCCTACGAGGGCAACTACACCGCCTACCTCGAAGCCAAGGCCAAGCGCCTGAAGCAGGAGGGCCGCGAAGACGACGCCCGTCAGCGCTCGATCAACCGCGAACGCGAGTGGATTGCGTCCAGCCCCAAGGCACGCCAGACGAAGTCGAAGGCCCGTATCAAGGCGTTCGAGGAGCTTCTGGAGGCTGCCGACAGCCGCCGTCCTTCCGACACCCAGATCGTCATCCCGCATGGCGAGCGGCTGGGTAATGTCGTCATCGAAGTCGAGGATCTGTCGAAGGGCTTCGGCGAGCGCCTGTTGATCGAGGATCTGAACTTCAAGCTGCCGCCCGGCGGCATCGTCGGCATCATCGGCCCGAACGGCGCCGGCAAGACCACGCTGTTCAAGATGATCACCGGTCAGGAAACCCCGGACAAGGGCTCGATCCGCGTGGGCGAGACGGTGAAGCTCGGCTATGTCGACCAGAGCCGCGACGCGCTCGATCCCAACAAGACCGTCTGGGAAGAGATTTCCGGCGGTGCCGAAGTCGTCAAGCTCGGCAAGCACGAGGCCAATACGCGCGCCTATTGTTCGTCCTTCAACTTCCGCGGCGGCGATCAGCAGCAGAAGGTCGGCAATCTGTCAGGCGGTCAGCGCAACCGCGTGCATCTGGCCAAGATGCTGAAGACCGGCGGTAACGTTCTTCTCCTCGACGAACCGACCAACGATCTGGATACCGAAACGCTGGCCGCGCTCGAAGATGCACTCGAAAGCTACGCAGGCTGCGCGGTCATCATCAGCCATGATCGCATGTTCCTCGACCGTCTTGCGACCCACATCCTCGCATTCGAAGGCGACAGCCATGTCGAGTGGTTCGAAGGCAATTTCGAGGAGTATGAGAAGGACAAGGTGCGCCGTCTCGGCCCGGACGCCCTCAACCCGCACCGCATGACCTACAAGCGCCTGACGCGCTGA
- a CDS encoding AprI/Inh family metalloprotease inhibitor, translated as MKSVLSRAGALAAVAIALAACQSGDGENSVAAAQGSFMGPMQCAVPLPDGPPAKPPRMTAFGAATAWNVGRNVGRTAIAGAGTFVAGPVGGAVAGNLAARALPSQFDIRGRWTVTDGSADCGCSLSFAAPGTWSGANPPRGSASTSGCNNPLLAGTNDWRLDETTAGLEAEMLLYARNGNRIAILKRDGPDHYSGQLSTGQPLTIWRD; from the coding sequence GTGAAATCTGTACTCAGCAGGGCCGGCGCCCTGGCGGCCGTGGCGATCGCTTTGGCCGCGTGCCAGTCGGGCGACGGCGAGAATTCGGTGGCTGCCGCGCAAGGGTCGTTCATGGGGCCGATGCAGTGCGCCGTGCCGCTGCCGGACGGGCCGCCCGCCAAGCCACCCCGCATGACGGCCTTCGGCGCGGCGACCGCCTGGAATGTCGGGCGCAATGTCGGCCGCACCGCAATCGCCGGCGCGGGAACCTTCGTTGCCGGCCCGGTCGGCGGCGCGGTGGCCGGCAACCTCGCGGCGCGTGCCCTTCCCTCCCAGTTCGACATTCGCGGGCGCTGGACGGTGACCGACGGCTCGGCCGATTGCGGCTGCTCGCTGTCATTCGCGGCACCCGGCACCTGGTCCGGCGCCAATCCGCCGCGCGGCAGCGCCAGCACGTCCGGCTGCAACAATCCCCTGCTGGCAGGCACGAACGACTGGCGGCTCGACGAGACGACGGCCGGACTTGAGGCCGAAATGCTCCTCTATGCGCGCAACGGCAACCGTATCGCGATCCTGAAACGAGACGGGCCGGATCATTATTCCGGCCAGCTTTCGACCGGCCAGCCACTCACGATCTGGCGCGACTGA
- a CDS encoding curlin codes for MSSKLFITAAVAALVGFTSIPASANSVWLEQFGYANQAGGRQTGYRNDIGVQQDGRRNSAVGNQRGYRNTIAIGQNGRRNTVQATQTGRNNAAGVGQFGSNHNSIVVQDGNGNITAGVQVGNGCDANVRQGGSGNVAAFVQTCR; via the coding sequence ATGTCCTCGAAGCTTTTCATCACCGCAGCAGTCGCAGCCCTCGTCGGCTTCACCTCCATTCCTGCCAGCGCAAACAGCGTCTGGCTTGAGCAGTTCGGCTACGCCAATCAGGCCGGTGGCCGCCAGACAGGGTACAGAAACGACATCGGCGTCCAGCAGGACGGACGGCGCAACAGCGCGGTCGGCAATCAGCGCGGCTATCGCAACACCATCGCAATCGGCCAGAACGGTCGCCGCAACACCGTGCAGGCCACGCAGACCGGCCGCAACAACGCGGCCGGCGTCGGCCAGTTCGGCTCCAACCACAACTCGATCGTCGTCCAGGACGGCAACGGCAACATCACGGCAGGCGTTCAGGTCGGCAACGGCTGCGACGCCAACGTCCGCCAGGGCGGCAGCGGCAATGTCGCGGCCTTCGTCCAGACCTGCCGCTAA